One window from the genome of Microbulbifer sp. ALW1 encodes:
- a CDS encoding aminotransferase class V-fold PLP-dependent enzyme produces MYLDNAATTQKPACVIEAITDFYCHSNANTHRSSHRLARKATAMVEQTRSAAAEFLGALSAREVIFTRGATEGLNLLANSLCAGLQPGDEIVLTTAEHHANLVPWQMMAERYRLEIRYLPDERGIPQFHRMAEVLNERTKIVSVTAGSNALGFRVDLERVRNTLASMDLVWVLDGAQLAAHDRIDVQAIGCDFFVCSAHKFYGPSGVGLLYGREALMQQMPPWQGGGEMIADVDLYSSHYADLPHKFEAGTSSLAAIAGLGACMAFLSAQDRTAMAVHEQQLLRDLHAGLSQIPELNLLSIAENNLGIASFTHPRCAAVDLMQWLDGRDIAVRVGHHCAQPLMRAAGHSATLRASVAAYNNAEDVAKFVAAVEEFVQQLDREDRSAPAALEVQNLAESGASEWVVDDLSMLDLELLRSRQNWQDRYRTLMAWGKQISSKASIRNDANLVRGCESSAWLVHRCEAGKHWFGLDSDSRIVKGLGALLLSQLNGKDLAAQNKEEVEALFVELGLAQQLSESRSNGFRALLERAFALMA; encoded by the coding sequence GCGGAATTTCTTGGCGCGCTCAGTGCCCGGGAAGTGATATTCACCCGGGGGGCAACCGAAGGCTTGAACCTGCTGGCGAACAGTCTTTGCGCTGGCTTACAGCCCGGTGATGAAATTGTGCTCACGACGGCCGAGCACCACGCGAATCTGGTGCCCTGGCAAATGATGGCGGAACGCTACCGGCTGGAAATCCGCTACTTGCCCGACGAGCGCGGTATCCCGCAGTTCCACCGCATGGCGGAAGTGTTGAATGAGCGCACGAAAATTGTCTCGGTTACCGCGGGGTCGAATGCGCTCGGTTTTCGGGTGGACCTGGAACGAGTGCGTAATACGCTTGCCTCCATGGATCTTGTGTGGGTGCTGGATGGTGCCCAGTTGGCGGCGCACGATCGTATTGATGTACAGGCGATCGGCTGCGATTTTTTTGTCTGTTCAGCGCACAAGTTTTATGGCCCCAGTGGTGTCGGGCTTTTATACGGGCGCGAGGCATTAATGCAACAGATGCCACCCTGGCAGGGGGGCGGTGAGATGATTGCAGATGTGGATCTCTACTCCAGTCATTACGCCGATCTTCCGCACAAATTTGAAGCCGGAACCTCCTCTCTGGCAGCGATCGCCGGACTGGGCGCCTGTATGGCGTTTCTCAGCGCGCAGGATCGCACGGCCATGGCCGTTCATGAGCAACAACTGCTGCGAGACTTACATGCAGGTTTGTCGCAGATTCCTGAATTGAACCTGCTGAGCATTGCGGAAAATAATCTCGGCATCGCCTCATTTACCCATCCGCGCTGTGCGGCAGTCGATCTGATGCAGTGGTTGGATGGGCGGGATATTGCGGTGCGTGTTGGGCACCACTGCGCGCAACCGCTGATGCGCGCCGCCGGTCACAGCGCGACCTTGCGGGCCTCGGTGGCCGCGTACAATAACGCGGAAGATGTCGCCAAGTTTGTTGCTGCGGTGGAAGAGTTTGTGCAGCAGCTCGACCGCGAAGACAGAAGTGCTCCGGCTGCGTTGGAAGTCCAAAATCTGGCGGAATCTGGCGCGTCGGAATGGGTAGTGGATGACCTCTCGATGCTGGATCTGGAATTGCTGCGCAGCCGCCAGAACTGGCAGGACAGGTACCGTACCCTGATGGCCTGGGGCAAGCAGATCTCCAGTAAAGCCAGTATTCGTAATGACGCCAATCTGGTGCGCGGTTGTGAATCTAGCGCCTGGCTGGTGCACCGCTGTGAGGCCGGTAAGCACTGGTTTGGCCTCGACAGTGACAGCCGGATCGTCAAAGGCCTGGGTGCGCTGCTGTTATCGCAGCTGAACGGGAAAGATCTCGCGGCACAAAATAAAGAGGAAGTGGAAGCGCTGTTTGTGGAGTTGGGGCTGGCGCAACAACTGAGCGAGTCCCGCAGCAACGGCTTTCGTGCGCTGCTGGAGCGCGCGTTTGCCTTGATGGCTTGA
- a CDS encoding peptidylprolyl isomerase — MKIANHSVVEINYTLKDAEGTVIDSSEGGQPLKYLQGVGNIIPGLEKEMLDKSAGDKFNVVIAPEEAYGPQNPELIQTLPSSAFGGVEKLEVGMAFRAQSTDGQPIEVEVIDVDGDQVTINGNHPLAGVELHFDIEVVSVREATPEEVDHGHVH; from the coding sequence ATGAAAATTGCTAACCACAGTGTGGTGGAGATCAACTACACCCTGAAAGACGCCGAAGGTACCGTGATTGACTCCTCCGAGGGTGGTCAACCGCTGAAGTACCTCCAGGGTGTGGGCAACATCATCCCCGGGCTGGAGAAGGAAATGCTGGACAAAAGCGCCGGTGACAAATTCAACGTCGTGATTGCCCCGGAAGAAGCTTACGGCCCGCAAAATCCAGAGCTGATCCAGACCCTGCCCAGCAGCGCCTTTGGCGGTGTAGAGAAGCTGGAGGTTGGCATGGCCTTCCGCGCCCAGAGCACCGACGGCCAGCCGATCGAAGTGGAAGTTATCGATGTCGATGGTGACCAGGTAACCATTAATGGCAACCACCCGCTGGCGGGTGTCGAGCTGCACTTTGATATCGAAGTGGTTTCCGTGCGCGAAGCGACTCCGGAAGAAGTAGACCACGGTCACGTACACTAA
- the gorA gene encoding glutathione-disulfide reductase — MSEFDFDLFVIGAGSGGVRAARMAAAAGMRVAVAEDRYMGGTCVNVGCVPKKLFVYASSYSEAFEDAAAYGWEGQSGANFVWSRLRDNNAKEVGRLNGIYRNLLNNTGVQIIDGRAKLSGRQQVTVGSDSYTAERILVATGGWPFVPEFPGSEHVITSNEVFSMEDFPRRVLVVGGGYIAVEFAGIFAGLGAETHLSYRRELFLRGFDKDVRKFVRDEVGKKSVQLHFNHDVTAIEKQADGSLKVCAADGGVLEVDTVLYATGRKPNTQGLGLESLGVVVHKDGTIGVDDNFRSSVTSIYALGDVTGGPELTPVALAEAMALVKHWQSGKTAEIDYNNIPTAVFCQPNIGTVGLTEEEARQAGIPVVIFKSDFRAMRHSVSGRDERTLMKLVVDRESDKVIGVHMVGPDAGEIIQGLAVAMKAGATKTTFDQTIGIHPTAAEEFVTMRTPVAE, encoded by the coding sequence TTGTCTGAGTTTGATTTTGATTTGTTTGTCATCGGTGCGGGCTCTGGCGGTGTGCGCGCAGCGCGTATGGCTGCTGCGGCGGGAATGCGGGTGGCGGTGGCCGAAGACCGCTATATGGGAGGGACCTGCGTCAATGTGGGCTGCGTGCCCAAAAAGCTATTCGTATATGCCAGCAGCTACAGTGAGGCCTTTGAAGACGCGGCGGCTTACGGTTGGGAAGGGCAGTCAGGTGCCAACTTTGTTTGGTCAAGATTGCGCGACAATAATGCGAAGGAAGTCGGTCGGCTTAACGGTATTTATCGCAACCTTCTCAATAATACCGGTGTGCAGATTATTGACGGCCGGGCAAAGCTTTCGGGGCGCCAGCAGGTGACGGTTGGTAGTGACAGCTATACCGCAGAGCGCATTCTGGTGGCGACTGGCGGTTGGCCGTTTGTGCCGGAATTTCCCGGTAGCGAACATGTCATCACCTCCAACGAGGTGTTTTCGATGGAGGATTTCCCGCGCCGGGTACTGGTCGTTGGCGGTGGTTATATCGCGGTAGAGTTCGCCGGTATTTTTGCCGGCCTCGGTGCAGAAACGCACCTGTCTTATCGACGCGAACTGTTTTTGCGGGGCTTTGATAAGGATGTGCGCAAATTTGTGCGCGACGAAGTCGGCAAAAAGTCTGTGCAGTTGCATTTCAACCACGACGTCACTGCGATTGAGAAGCAGGCGGATGGCAGCTTGAAGGTATGTGCTGCCGATGGCGGGGTCCTCGAAGTGGATACCGTGCTGTATGCCACCGGCCGCAAACCCAATACACAGGGGCTGGGCCTGGAGTCGCTGGGGGTGGTTGTACATAAAGATGGCACTATCGGGGTCGATGATAATTTTCGTAGTAGTGTGACTTCGATTTATGCCCTTGGTGATGTAACGGGAGGCCCTGAATTGACGCCGGTGGCACTGGCGGAGGCGATGGCGCTGGTGAAGCACTGGCAGAGTGGCAAAACGGCCGAAATTGACTACAACAATATTCCGACAGCGGTTTTCTGCCAGCCGAATATCGGTACGGTCGGTTTGACGGAGGAGGAAGCTCGGCAGGCAGGTATTCCGGTAGTGATCTTCAAATCGGACTTCCGGGCCATGCGTCACTCGGTCAGTGGGCGAGATGAGCGGACTTTGATGAAGCTGGTGGTGGATCGGGAAAGCGACAAGGTAATCGGGGTGCACATGGTGGGCCCTGATGCCGGGGAGATTATTCAGGGGTTGGCGGTGGCAATGAAGGCCGGGGCTACCAAAACCACGTTTGACCAAACGATCGGGATCCACCCTACGGCGGCCGAGGAGTTTGTCACCATGCGCACCCCGGTTGCGGAGTGA
- a CDS encoding HIT family protein yields MASIFTQIMNGDLPGHFVWRDERVVAFMTIAPIKPGHCLVVPVEEINHWDDVPADTSAHLMAVASKVAKAQKQVYQPKRVGVMVAGIEVPHTHYHLVPINEIADLDFSLQKPAEPAVLAAEAAKLREALVALGYRDSAD; encoded by the coding sequence ATGGCGAGTATTTTCACCCAGATCATGAACGGCGACCTGCCAGGACATTTCGTGTGGCGCGACGAGCGCGTTGTGGCCTTTATGACCATAGCGCCGATCAAGCCCGGGCATTGCCTGGTGGTTCCGGTGGAGGAGATCAACCACTGGGACGATGTGCCGGCAGACACTTCCGCCCACCTGATGGCCGTGGCGAGCAAGGTGGCCAAGGCCCAGAAGCAGGTATACCAGCCCAAGCGGGTGGGGGTAATGGTGGCCGGTATCGAGGTGCCGCATACGCACTATCACCTGGTGCCCATCAACGAGATTGCGGATCTGGATTTTTCCCTGCAAAAGCCCGCGGAGCCCGCGGTGCTGGCGGCAGAGGCCGCCAAGTTGCGTGAAGCGCTGGTTGCACTGGGATACCGGGATAGTGCGGACTGA
- a CDS encoding TIGR01620 family protein — MKSDPESKGGKVPEESSTSAASARIAGAESTTRPRRQTRIENLDLEEPPARDRASTRVESLAEEPDQLPRSITTGESLPDKISFSELRLPVFRLRLWKPALLAALALAFGAVFWELRQFFYWAAEMHWSLGALAGVIIGALVLTMVSAVWEYFRAGRPLRELQKTQELAAQVRDSRATDAVEPLNRQLRELFAGKPQGALLSRVQAETPDYYDNSELLRHLELNFFEALDQEALRRIVRHATTTGALVGLSPFTTLDVLVALRQSMRMIDDVAQIYGVRPSIVVRWRLFKKILALVAYSGASEYAVSELWPELVGDSMLSTVSARLGQGMGASLFMARIGLAAVHSCRPIPFSEKQRPKLGALTKRIAASLKERFLGRNQVQWPEAGSPFTGNPADVVSVNKPKSPRK; from the coding sequence GTGAAGTCAGACCCTGAATCAAAAGGTGGCAAGGTTCCGGAAGAGTCATCGACCTCCGCAGCCTCTGCGAGGATTGCCGGGGCCGAAAGTACAACCCGCCCGCGCCGCCAGACCCGTATCGAAAACCTGGACCTGGAAGAGCCACCGGCGCGGGATCGTGCCAGTACCCGGGTGGAATCTCTCGCAGAAGAGCCTGATCAGCTGCCGCGCTCTATTACGACGGGGGAATCCCTCCCCGACAAAATTTCGTTTTCCGAGCTGCGTCTGCCGGTATTTCGTTTACGCCTCTGGAAGCCCGCGTTGCTTGCGGCACTGGCGCTGGCGTTCGGAGCGGTATTCTGGGAGTTGCGCCAGTTTTTCTACTGGGCTGCCGAGATGCACTGGAGTCTTGGCGCCCTCGCAGGGGTGATTATTGGCGCTCTGGTGCTCACCATGGTCAGTGCAGTTTGGGAATATTTTCGTGCCGGCCGGCCGTTGCGGGAGCTGCAGAAAACCCAGGAGCTGGCGGCGCAGGTGCGCGATAGTCGCGCGACCGATGCGGTAGAGCCTCTGAACCGGCAGTTGCGAGAACTGTTCGCGGGCAAGCCGCAGGGTGCCTTGCTGTCCCGGGTACAGGCGGAAACACCAGATTACTACGACAATAGTGAGTTGCTTCGCCACCTGGAGCTGAATTTCTTCGAGGCCCTGGACCAGGAGGCGTTACGACGTATCGTTCGCCACGCTACGACCACCGGCGCGCTGGTGGGGCTCAGTCCCTTTACCACCCTGGATGTATTGGTGGCGCTGCGGCAGTCCATGCGGATGATTGATGATGTGGCGCAAATCTATGGCGTTCGCCCGTCTATCGTGGTGCGTTGGCGGCTGTTTAAAAAGATTCTGGCACTGGTCGCCTATAGTGGCGCCAGTGAATATGCCGTGAGCGAATTGTGGCCGGAGCTGGTCGGCGACAGTATGTTGAGTACCGTGTCTGCGCGGCTGGGGCAGGGTATGGGTGCCAGCCTGTTTATGGCGCGGATTGGTCTCGCCGCGGTGCACAGTTGCAGGCCTATTCCGTTTTCTGAAAAGCAGCGCCCGAAACTGGGGGCGCTTACCAAGCGAATTGCAGCGAGCCTGAAGGAGCGGTTTCTTGGGCGCAACCAGGTGCAGTGGCCTGAAGCTGGCTCCCCATTTACGGGAAATCCGGCGGATGTGGTGTCGGTAAACAAGCCCAAAAGTCCTAGAAAGTAG
- a CDS encoding HPF/RaiA family ribosome-associated protein produces the protein MKSAPYDNIVFRDIDKSAALADTVSKKLNKLERYCGDIIRSRVVLEAPHQHKHKGKQYKASVELALSGNPVTITNESDSIHRAVNAAFSSAERCLKERGDRHKTRRHQMPVLDTPDALDESIE, from the coding sequence ATGAAATCTGCGCCTTACGATAACATCGTGTTCCGTGATATCGACAAATCTGCCGCCCTGGCGGACACCGTATCTAAAAAGCTGAACAAGCTGGAACGTTATTGTGGCGACATCATACGAAGCCGTGTGGTCCTCGAAGCCCCCCATCAACACAAGCACAAAGGGAAGCAGTACAAAGCTTCCGTGGAACTTGCCCTGAGCGGCAATCCGGTCACCATTACCAACGAAAGCGACTCCATCCACCGCGCTGTTAACGCCGCGTTCAGCTCCGCAGAGCGCTGCCTGAAAGAGCGTGGTGACCGCCACAAAACCCGCCGACACCAGATGCCGGTGCTCGACACCCCCGACGCCCTCGACGAGTCTATCGAGTGA
- the tcdA gene encoding tRNA cyclic N6-threonylcarbamoyladenosine(37) synthase TcdA: MPLSTPASSDSTSPLSDDYQQRFGGIARLYGVQALSKLHAAHVVVIGIGGVGSWTAEALARSGIGKLTLVDLDDICITNTNRQIHALADTVGDIKVSVMAERLKAINPEIVVNTCEDFIASDNFAEILAPEREAIDVVIDAFDNARVKAALIAYCKARKIRLITVGSAGGKKNPAGITCADLGRTVSDPMLAKVRQHLYRFHNFQKSSKRQFGIDAIYSAEPMVYPQPDGQVCQQKGAMQNGVKLDCSGGFGAATMVTGTFGFVAASRAIERILR, from the coding sequence ATGCCTCTCTCCACGCCAGCCAGCAGCGACTCCACCTCTCCCCTCAGCGACGACTACCAGCAACGGTTTGGTGGCATTGCCAGGCTTTATGGTGTACAGGCGCTGTCAAAACTACACGCGGCTCATGTGGTCGTCATCGGTATTGGCGGGGTGGGCAGCTGGACTGCAGAGGCCCTGGCGCGCAGTGGTATCGGGAAATTGACACTCGTCGACCTGGACGACATTTGCATCACCAACACCAATCGCCAGATTCACGCACTGGCGGATACTGTTGGCGATATCAAGGTGTCGGTGATGGCGGAACGGTTGAAGGCGATCAATCCGGAAATTGTCGTGAACACCTGCGAAGACTTTATTGCCAGCGACAATTTTGCGGAAATTCTCGCACCCGAACGGGAGGCCATCGATGTTGTCATCGATGCGTTTGACAATGCGCGGGTAAAAGCCGCCCTGATTGCCTACTGCAAGGCGCGCAAAATCCGTTTGATTACCGTCGGCTCTGCCGGTGGTAAAAAGAACCCCGCGGGCATTACCTGCGCGGATCTGGGACGCACGGTCAGCGACCCAATGCTGGCGAAGGTGCGCCAGCACCTGTATCGCTTTCACAACTTCCAGAAATCCAGCAAACGGCAATTCGGGATCGATGCGATCTATTCCGCGGAGCCGATGGTTTACCCGCAGCCGGACGGCCAGGTATGCCAGCAGAAAGGCGCCATGCAAAACGGGGTAAAACTGGACTGCAGTGGCGGCTTTGGCGCGGCCACCATGGTGACGGGAACCTTTGGATTTGTGGCTGCATCACGGGCCATTGAGCGGATCTTGCGCTAA
- a CDS encoding GIN domain-containing protein, whose protein sequence is MFSRLSFFSSLLLALTLGAGVAHAQDASRSFALDGFTAIALKGGADLKVVQGATFSVTAHGVEKDLTHAKAEVDADSGTLELSVEANSKSLLGVVTVSTEPDVEFRVTLPVVSAIRVTGSGDAHADTLESEKLDLRVTGSGLIRVEKVAAESLSTGVTGSGDIFLATVLAVNGAANITGSGDIKMENFIGEDFSAQIKGSGDMAIGGKVANLNVTVMGSGDFMGRTLSATKAGGAVMGSGDIVLKRPASESFSVMGSGDVALVD, encoded by the coding sequence ATGTTCTCCAGATTGTCGTTTTTTTCATCTCTTTTGCTCGCTCTTACACTGGGGGCGGGCGTTGCCCATGCGCAGGATGCCAGCCGGTCATTTGCGCTGGATGGTTTCACGGCCATCGCCCTCAAGGGAGGCGCTGACCTCAAGGTGGTGCAGGGCGCTACTTTCTCGGTGACCGCCCACGGTGTTGAAAAAGACCTGACCCACGCCAAAGCGGAGGTGGATGCCGATTCCGGTACTCTGGAGCTTTCGGTAGAGGCCAACAGCAAAAGCCTGCTGGGTGTGGTGACCGTGAGTACAGAGCCTGATGTGGAATTTCGCGTAACCCTTCCGGTGGTCAGCGCCATTCGTGTCACGGGCTCTGGTGATGCCCATGCGGACACCCTGGAGAGCGAAAAGCTCGACTTGCGAGTCACTGGTTCCGGCCTGATCCGCGTGGAGAAAGTGGCGGCAGAGTCCCTGAGCACAGGTGTGACGGGTTCTGGCGATATATTCCTGGCCACGGTGCTGGCGGTGAATGGTGCAGCGAACATCACCGGCTCTGGCGATATCAAAATGGAGAATTTTATCGGCGAAGATTTCTCCGCACAGATCAAGGGTTCCGGTGATATGGCCATTGGCGGCAAAGTGGCCAATCTGAACGTCACGGTGATGGGCTCCGGGGATTTCATGGGACGTACCCTAAGCGCGACCAAAGCCGGGGGTGCAGTGATGGGATCCGGCGATATCGTGCTCAAGCGTCCCGCCAGTGAATCCTTCTCCGTTATGGGTTCTGGGGATGTGGCGCTGGTGGATTGA
- a CDS encoding YcjX family protein, whose amino-acid sequence MSGIDESATGASHETGRLQKLRDQWRQLRKEARDKSHWAAERLLDKRICIGITGLSGAGKSTLITSLIYQLSHPDRAQLPGFAPALNGRLLGAELHPALDTGLPLFEYPQCLDALTANPPRWPKSTRDLSALELHVHLQGRRLGRNYRQKLILEFRDYPGEWLMDLPLLRMDFATWCRHQRDLLDSAPRADIAPELLAQLRDLAPDATADPRQLDSLWQNYRQFLRDCRRERKLSYLQPGRALLDNDEYGFFPLPALSHQPLAELNALPEDSVYKVLAQRYQAYVDEQVSPFVDSHFRHLDRQLVLVDLISTLFAGEESLEDMRKAFGHIADTFRYGSNGILRKLWRPRIDRLVFAATKVDQVLAADHDALRQLLGQQLQQVFSGARHRGLPLYCEAIAAVRCSNESARDGRRMLVGHAMDGSYLGFENAEIMAHLPQEGEWQHYSGGLPPQLRPPMGIGREGYMPHIRIDALLNLLLGDKV is encoded by the coding sequence TTGAGTGGTATTGATGAATCAGCCACAGGCGCTTCTCATGAAACTGGTCGCCTGCAGAAACTGCGGGATCAGTGGCGCCAGCTGCGCAAAGAGGCGCGCGATAAGTCCCACTGGGCCGCGGAGAGGCTGCTGGACAAGCGGATCTGTATCGGCATTACCGGCCTGAGTGGTGCGGGTAAATCTACCCTAATCACCAGTCTTATCTATCAATTGAGTCACCCCGACAGGGCCCAGTTGCCGGGGTTTGCCCCTGCGTTAAACGGCCGGCTGCTGGGCGCCGAGCTTCATCCGGCGCTGGATACCGGACTACCGCTGTTCGAGTACCCGCAATGCCTGGACGCCCTCACCGCCAACCCACCGCGCTGGCCAAAGTCCACCCGTGACCTATCGGCACTGGAATTACACGTCCACCTCCAGGGGCGCAGGCTGGGTCGGAATTATCGTCAAAAGCTTATCCTGGAATTTCGCGATTATCCCGGCGAGTGGTTGATGGACCTGCCACTGCTGCGGATGGATTTCGCCACCTGGTGCCGGCATCAGCGAGACCTTCTCGACAGCGCGCCGAGAGCGGATATTGCGCCAGAATTACTGGCGCAGCTTCGAGACCTGGCGCCAGATGCGACCGCGGACCCACGTCAGCTGGATAGCCTGTGGCAGAACTATCGGCAGTTTTTGCGCGACTGTCGCCGCGAGCGCAAATTGAGTTACCTGCAGCCGGGACGGGCGCTGCTGGACAATGACGAATATGGATTTTTTCCGCTACCGGCGCTTTCGCACCAGCCGTTGGCGGAACTGAACGCATTGCCGGAAGACAGCGTGTACAAGGTGCTCGCCCAACGGTATCAGGCGTATGTGGATGAGCAGGTATCGCCGTTTGTCGACAGCCACTTCCGGCACCTCGATCGCCAGTTGGTGCTGGTGGATTTGATCAGTACGCTGTTTGCCGGGGAAGAGTCTCTGGAGGATATGCGCAAGGCGTTTGGACATATTGCCGATACATTCCGTTACGGCAGCAATGGAATACTGCGCAAGCTGTGGCGGCCGCGCATCGATCGACTGGTCTTTGCGGCGACCAAAGTCGATCAGGTACTGGCCGCAGATCACGACGCGCTGCGCCAGTTACTGGGGCAGCAGCTACAACAGGTATTTTCCGGTGCGCGCCACCGTGGGTTGCCGCTGTACTGTGAGGCCATTGCCGCGGTGCGCTGTTCCAATGAAAGCGCTCGCGATGGCAGGCGCATGCTCGTGGGGCACGCCATGGACGGCAGTTATCTCGGGTTTGAAAATGCCGAAATCATGGCACACCTGCCGCAAGAGGGTGAATGGCAGCATTACTCCGGCGGTTTACCACCTCAATTGCGCCCGCCGATGGGGATCGGCCGTGAGGGTTATATGCCCCACATTCGCATCGATGCACTGCTGAATTTGCTGTTGGGAGATAAAGTGTGA